Proteins co-encoded in one Saprospira grandis genomic window:
- a CDS encoding DUF5684 domain-containing protein — MASIIVLLIVYLLVVFGIIAGSWKIFEKAGKPGWAAIVPIYNIIVALEIAEKPLWWIILPIIPIFVVPIEIAKRFGKGTGFAMGMIFLPFVFLPLLGFGEANYEGKLDELDHFG; from the coding sequence ATGGCAAGTATAATTGTACTCCTGATTGTCTACCTCTTGGTCGTTTTTGGCATCATTGCAGGCAGCTGGAAAATTTTTGAGAAGGCGGGCAAACCCGGCTGGGCGGCTATTGTGCCGATCTATAATATTATTGTGGCTTTAGAAATTGCCGAAAAGCCCCTTTGGTGGATTATCCTGCCGATTATTCCCATTTTTGTGGTGCCCATAGAAATTGCCAAGCGTTTTGGCAAGGGAACAGGCTTTGCCATGGGGATGATTTTTTTGCCTTTCGTCTTTCTCCCTTTACTGGGCTTTGGCGAGGCCAACTATGAGGGAAAACTAGATGAGTTGGACCATTTTGGCTAG
- the fabD gene encoding ACP S-malonyltransferase, with translation MKAFIFPGQGAQFAGMGEELYQSSEQAQALFAQANEILGFDITEVMRKGSEEDLLQTRITQPAVFLHAIITYLTKVEEADRPQAVAGHSLGEFTALVACGALSFEEALKLVSERALAMQAACEAVEGTMAAIMSRDIELVEKICAEVEEVVVPANYNNPSQLVISGSVEGVAKASEALKEAGAKVIPLKVGGAFHSPLMKMAQDRLQAAIEQTQFNAPFCPIYQNVTASPSQDPEVIKQNLIQQLTGAVRWQQSVEKMIADGMQEFTEVGGRGRILLGMLRKIDRSVGMEMLK, from the coding sequence ATGAAAGCCTTTATTTTTCCGGGCCAAGGCGCCCAATTTGCAGGCATGGGCGAGGAGCTTTACCAAAGTTCTGAGCAGGCCCAAGCCCTTTTTGCTCAAGCCAATGAGATTCTTGGATTTGATATTACGGAAGTCATGCGCAAGGGTAGCGAAGAAGATTTGCTACAGACCAGAATTACGCAGCCAGCGGTGTTTTTGCATGCCATCATTACCTATTTGACCAAGGTAGAAGAGGCGGATCGTCCCCAAGCGGTGGCGGGCCACTCTTTGGGCGAGTTTACGGCCCTTGTTGCCTGTGGCGCGCTCTCTTTTGAAGAGGCCCTTAAGTTGGTTTCTGAGCGGGCTTTGGCTATGCAAGCGGCTTGTGAAGCGGTAGAGGGAACCATGGCGGCCATTATGAGCCGTGACATCGAATTGGTGGAGAAGATCTGCGCAGAAGTGGAAGAAGTGGTGGTGCCAGCCAACTACAATAACCCCAGCCAATTGGTGATTTCGGGTTCTGTAGAAGGGGTGGCCAAAGCCTCTGAAGCATTGAAGGAAGCTGGAGCCAAGGTGATTCCCCTCAAGGTAGGTGGGGCTTTCCACTCTCCTTTGATGAAAATGGCCCAAGATCGTTTGCAAGCGGCTATTGAGCAAACACAGTTTAATGCGCCCTTCTGTCCCATTTACCAAAATGTGACAGCTAGTCCGAGCCAAGACCCAGAAGTCATCAAGCAGAATTTGATTCAGCAATTGACGGGGGCGGTGCGCTGGCAGCAATCGGTAGAGAAAATGATTGCAGACGGTATGCAGGAGTTTACCGAAGTAGGTGGCCGTGGCCGCATCTTGTTGGGTATGCTTCGCAAAATTGACCGTAGCGTAGGCATGGAAATGCTCAAGTAA
- the blaOXA gene encoding class D beta-lactamase produces MYQYFSVAILILALSCTNSQPKKQIEIAGPKEEIKAEFHAILDSANVRGAILIYELQTNTYYSNEYHWAQSGRLPASTFKIPHSIIGLETALLEDDSTIFYWDQKPRAFASWEQDLSLKKAFHYSCVPCYQELARKIGAKRMKEQLAKLNFGEMQVDSSNIDLFWLEGNSKISQFDQINFLKRFYQDQLSIRARTKEIMSRMMIITQEEDYILRGKTGWASRNGDHNGWFVGYLESKDKTYFFATNIVPKEGLELDKFTAARKEVTLKAIDLLLQ; encoded by the coding sequence ATGTATCAGTACTTTTCTGTCGCCATCCTAATCTTAGCCCTTTCTTGCACCAACTCCCAGCCCAAAAAACAGATCGAAATAGCCGGGCCTAAAGAAGAAATTAAAGCAGAGTTTCACGCAATTCTCGACTCCGCAAATGTTCGAGGCGCTATCTTAATCTATGAGCTGCAAACAAATACCTACTACTCCAATGAGTATCACTGGGCCCAATCAGGACGCCTACCCGCCTCTACCTTCAAAATACCTCACTCCATCATTGGGCTAGAAACCGCCCTGCTCGAAGATGATAGTACAATCTTCTATTGGGACCAAAAACCAAGGGCCTTCGCTAGCTGGGAACAGGACCTTAGCCTCAAAAAGGCCTTCCACTACTCTTGCGTCCCTTGCTACCAAGAATTAGCCAGAAAAATTGGCGCTAAAAGAATGAAGGAACAACTCGCTAAACTGAATTTTGGCGAGATGCAGGTAGACTCATCAAATATTGACCTATTCTGGCTAGAAGGGAACTCCAAAATTAGCCAGTTTGATCAAATCAATTTTCTGAAAAGGTTCTACCAAGACCAATTGTCCATCAGGGCCCGCACCAAAGAAATCATGAGCCGAATGATGATTATTACCCAAGAAGAGGATTATATTCTAAGAGGAAAAACAGGCTGGGCAAGCCGAAATGGAGACCATAATGGCTGGTTTGTTGGCTACCTCGAAAGCAAAGACAAAACCTACTTTTTTGCCACGAATATCGTCCCAAAAGAAGGCCTAGAACTCGATAAGTTTACCGCCGCCAGAAAAGAAGTCACCTTAAAAGCTATCGATTTGTTATTACAATAA
- the prmA gene encoding 50S ribosomal protein L11 methyltransferase: MQTYLSFSFSVAEEDQQEQLIALLADFPFEGFQQEEEALTAFLPQSALDEQLKRFLTQLAPKWPEAQITEIAPTNWNAQWESDYQPVEVDDFCLIRANFHAPAAKHIEHEIVITPKMSFGTGHHATTYMVLQAMRPLDLKGKKVMDFGCGTAVLAIMAAYLGAKDIFAFDFDPWAYENSVENVANNCPEAPLRLAQGGSELLEGETDYDLILANINRNVILSSMSDMVAALKPGGQLICSGFLEEDIPLIIEKGQGLRLLEQKAREKWRCLIFEKG, from the coding sequence ATGCAAACTTACCTTTCTTTTTCCTTTTCGGTAGCTGAAGAAGACCAACAAGAGCAGTTAATTGCGCTTTTGGCCGATTTTCCCTTTGAGGGTTTTCAGCAAGAGGAGGAGGCCCTAACGGCCTTTTTGCCTCAGTCTGCCCTAGATGAGCAGCTAAAAAGATTTTTGACCCAATTGGCGCCCAAATGGCCAGAGGCCCAAATTACAGAAATTGCGCCTACCAACTGGAATGCCCAGTGGGAGTCGGATTATCAGCCCGTTGAAGTAGATGACTTCTGTCTTATTCGGGCCAATTTTCATGCGCCTGCGGCAAAACATATTGAGCATGAGATTGTCATTACGCCCAAAATGTCTTTTGGTACTGGGCATCATGCTACTACCTATATGGTTTTGCAGGCCATGCGTCCTTTGGACCTAAAAGGCAAAAAGGTCATGGATTTTGGTTGTGGTACAGCCGTTTTGGCCATCATGGCGGCCTATTTGGGGGCCAAAGATATTTTTGCCTTTGATTTTGATCCTTGGGCCTATGAAAACTCGGTGGAGAATGTGGCCAACAACTGTCCTGAGGCGCCTTTGCGTTTGGCCCAGGGGGGAAGCGAATTATTGGAGGGCGAAACAGATTATGATTTAATTTTGGCCAACATCAATCGCAATGTGATTTTATCTTCTATGTCGGATATGGTGGCGGCCTTAAAGCCTGGCGGGCAATTGATTTGCTCTGGCTTTTTGGAGGAAGATATTCCCTTGATTATAGAAAAGGGCCAAGGGCTCCGTTTATTGGAGCAGAAAGCTCGAGAAAAGTGGCGTTGCCTCATTTTTGAGAAAGGCTAA
- the rpiB gene encoding ribose 5-phosphate isomerase B has product MLSSTIALAGDHAGFDYKEALKAVLIEKGYSVKDFGPNASDSVDYPDYIHPMAQAMEEGDFKLGIIVCGSGNGVAITANKYPHIRAALCWLPELASLARQHNDANVLALPARFIELEAAKNILDSFLSADFEGGRHARRVAKIADGLNF; this is encoded by the coding sequence ATGCTAAGCAGTACTATTGCCCTGGCAGGCGATCATGCCGGATTTGATTATAAAGAAGCCCTCAAGGCGGTTCTGATTGAAAAAGGCTATAGCGTAAAAGATTTTGGTCCAAATGCTAGTGATTCTGTAGATTACCCCGACTATATTCACCCTATGGCCCAAGCCATGGAAGAAGGCGACTTTAAGCTGGGTATTATTGTCTGCGGCAGCGGAAATGGGGTGGCCATTACCGCCAATAAATATCCGCATATTCGGGCGGCCCTTTGCTGGTTGCCAGAGCTAGCTAGTCTGGCCCGCCAACACAATGATGCCAATGTTTTGGCCCTGCCCGCTCGCTTTATTGAGCTAGAGGCAGCCAAAAATATTCTGGATAGCTTTTTATCTGCCGACTTTGAGGGAGGGCGCCACGCCCGCCGAGTTGCTAAAATTGCCGATGGCCTTAATTTTTAA
- a CDS encoding Mrp/NBP35 family ATP-binding protein: MELNKQKIIEALREVKDPKSGEDIISARMVEQLETDEQNVSFSLLLPANMDSGTKNSLNFACIAAVNSVFPEAEVHIHVKTTVVQTAPTSIVPQIKNIIAVASGKGGVGKSTVALNLALGLKALGARVGIMDADVYGPSLPTMLGLQKQRPKIKDVDGQPKIVPIEKYGIPSISMGYIIEPEQAVVLRGPRLAGIIKQFFQDCLWPELDYLIIDLPPGTGDVQLTLVQTVAVTGAVMVTTPQEVSLADAVKGMNMFRLPNVNVPILGVVENMAWFTPAELPNNKYYIFGQGGGKQLAKESNSVLLGQIPLVQAIREGGDNGLPAILNEDPMTKEAFMNVARQTLRQVAIRNEAMPPTSMVNVQS; the protein is encoded by the coding sequence ATGGAACTGAATAAACAAAAAATTATCGAGGCACTCCGAGAGGTCAAGGACCCCAAATCGGGAGAGGACATTATCTCGGCTCGAATGGTGGAGCAGCTTGAAACTGATGAGCAGAATGTCAGTTTTAGCCTACTTTTGCCAGCCAATATGGATAGTGGGACCAAAAACAGCCTCAACTTTGCCTGTATAGCAGCTGTCAATTCGGTTTTTCCAGAGGCCGAGGTGCATATACATGTAAAAACGACGGTGGTCCAAACGGCCCCAACTTCTATTGTGCCGCAGATTAAGAATATTATTGCCGTAGCTTCAGGAAAAGGGGGCGTAGGGAAAAGCACAGTTGCCCTCAATTTAGCCTTAGGCCTAAAGGCCCTTGGTGCTAGAGTGGGCATTATGGATGCCGATGTTTATGGCCCTTCTTTGCCGACTATGTTGGGCTTGCAAAAGCAGCGGCCCAAAATTAAGGATGTAGATGGACAGCCTAAAATTGTTCCCATTGAAAAATATGGAATTCCTTCTATTTCTATGGGCTATATTATTGAGCCAGAACAGGCGGTGGTGCTTCGTGGACCTCGTTTGGCGGGAATCATCAAGCAGTTTTTTCAAGATTGCCTATGGCCCGAGCTGGATTATTTGATTATTGATTTGCCTCCAGGCACCGGAGATGTGCAGCTCACTTTGGTCCAAACGGTAGCCGTAACCGGGGCTGTGATGGTCACTACCCCCCAAGAGGTCTCTTTGGCCGATGCCGTTAAAGGCATGAATATGTTCCGTCTACCCAATGTGAATGTTCCCATTTTGGGCGTAGTGGAAAATATGGCTTGGTTTACGCCAGCCGAACTGCCCAACAATAAATACTACATCTTTGGACAAGGAGGCGGCAAGCAATTGGCCAAAGAATCGAATAGCGTACTTTTGGGCCAAATTCCCTTGGTGCAGGCCATCCGTGAGGGGGGCGACAATGGCTTGCCCGCCATTCTGAATGAAGACCCCATGACCAAAGAAGCCTTTATGAATGTGGCTCGTCAGACCTTGCGGCAGGTAGCCATTAGAAATGAGGCCATGCCGCCCACTTCTATGGTGAATGTTCAATCATAG
- a CDS encoding DUF6089 family protein → MKRFALLFIFAALSLSSLSAQRNWELGAGAGLASYFGDLNPFFTVKHPGPAINLLARKNFDGRICLRLNAGFAHVWADDAQSASDYAQARNLRFQSNVLEGSAIIEFNFQDFHGDSRDDADISPYLFAGAGMMYFNPQTRYNDVLYDLQPLGTEGQAPGQEYSLFSPVVILGIGLKFHVDYHWSWNVELGHRATFTDYLDDVSGSYANVQTVGDYNGTIAAALSDRSIEISDVRLGGNGRQRGDSSTKDSYMMLTVGFSYRFMPLHCPAY, encoded by the coding sequence TCTCTCTGAGCTCCCTATCGGCCCAAAGAAACTGGGAACTGGGCGCAGGAGCGGGCCTAGCCTCCTATTTTGGCGACCTCAACCCCTTTTTTACGGTCAAACACCCCGGCCCAGCCATTAACCTGCTCGCTCGCAAAAATTTTGATGGCCGCATTTGCCTGCGCCTCAATGCGGGCTTTGCCCATGTTTGGGCCGATGATGCCCAATCGGCTAGTGATTATGCCCAAGCCCGCAACCTCCGATTTCAATCTAATGTCCTCGAAGGCTCGGCAATTATCGAGTTTAATTTCCAAGATTTTCATGGCGATAGCCGAGACGATGCCGATATCTCCCCCTACCTTTTTGCTGGGGCCGGCATGATGTATTTCAACCCCCAAACCCGCTACAATGATGTGCTCTACGACCTACAACCACTGGGCACCGAGGGCCAAGCTCCCGGCCAAGAATATAGCCTCTTTAGCCCGGTCGTGATTCTGGGCATCGGCCTCAAATTCCATGTCGATTATCACTGGAGCTGGAATGTAGAGTTGGGCCATAGGGCTACTTTTACCGACTATCTCGATGATGTCAGCGGCAGCTACGCCAATGTGCAAACCGTTGGCGATTATAATGGGACCATCGCCGCCGCCCTCTCCGATCGCTCGATCGAAATTTCAGATGTTCGCCTAGGTGGCAATGGCCGACAAAGAGGCGACAGCAGCACCAAAGATAGCTATATGATGCTTACGGTGGGCTTTTCTTACCGCTTTATGCCCCTGCATTGTCCTGCTTATTAA
- a CDS encoding VIT domain-containing protein, whose amino-acid sequence MKLLMSFCLLLLSLPIWASGFLIVMPDGSGNGRQVLFPLENRSTQVEVEVSDFMASTSIKQTFYNPTNSRLEAYFLFPVPKEVVIQRFAMTVNGKMQEAELLDAKKAKQIYEQIVRQAKDPALLEYYNQELFKVRIFPIEPRSEQKIELTYHQALKKDDGGLSYRLPMNSAKFSAKPIQNISLRLKLKNQQAIKNVYSPSHEIELIRKGEKAASVGFEQKNVRPDRDFELYWRAEDKAISSSLLQYQKGKEDGYFFLNLSPGWTDPKAVMAKDVVFVFDKSGSMSGKKMEQAQKALKFCVDNLGPEDRFELIPYSTEAQSLFGQLKSNSKTNREEAKEYIDELRAIGGTNIEEALQMALDRKEKKAKRPFFVIFMTDGKPTIGEIEPQALLDKLAGYQKDQVRIFTFGIGSDINTKLLDQMTEMSKGYRDYALEDEDLELKLSNFYLKAASPVLSNIELVFDKNVKVEQLYPRKTEDLFRGESLNIMGRYKGEGPAKLQLKALVNGKEKTFEFQLDFKKKQEEHSFIPDLWALRAVGYLLDQIRFNGEQEELKQEVIRLAKKHGIITPYTSYLIVEDQPIARNPGIRPIPRRAPHVFQEELDDELQRDAAQGLKESSGTASVRASRRFKKMNQAQNMAEMEQERAELNNKDLAQDNASAIVNRSGRALYRQGNNWVDANYLLLDEAPKNLRRVAFNSKEYFKLLEEDGLQDILALGNNITFEWKEEWIEIYE is encoded by the coding sequence ATGAAATTATTGATGTCTTTTTGTCTGCTGCTCCTCAGTCTCCCTATTTGGGCCAGCGGCTTTCTGATTGTGATGCCCGACGGTAGTGGCAATGGCCGACAAGTTCTGTTTCCACTAGAAAACCGCAGCACGCAGGTTGAAGTAGAAGTTAGCGATTTTATGGCCTCTACTTCCATTAAACAAACCTTTTATAACCCAACAAACAGCCGCTTAGAAGCTTATTTTTTGTTTCCTGTGCCCAAGGAGGTCGTGATTCAGCGATTTGCCATGACGGTGAACGGAAAAATGCAGGAGGCCGAGCTGCTAGATGCCAAAAAGGCCAAACAAATTTATGAACAAATTGTGCGGCAGGCCAAAGATCCCGCCCTGCTCGAATACTACAACCAAGAACTGTTTAAGGTCCGAATTTTCCCGATTGAGCCCCGCTCCGAGCAAAAAATTGAGCTGACTTACCATCAGGCACTCAAAAAAGATGATGGAGGTTTGAGCTATAGACTGCCCATGAATAGCGCTAAATTTTCGGCCAAACCCATCCAAAACATCAGCCTGCGATTAAAACTCAAAAACCAGCAAGCGATCAAAAATGTCTATAGTCCTAGCCATGAAATTGAACTCATCCGCAAAGGCGAAAAGGCGGCTAGCGTAGGTTTTGAGCAAAAAAATGTACGGCCCGATCGAGATTTTGAGCTCTATTGGCGAGCCGAAGATAAGGCCATTAGCAGCTCTTTGTTGCAATACCAAAAGGGCAAAGAAGATGGCTATTTCTTCCTCAATTTGAGCCCAGGCTGGACCGACCCCAAAGCCGTGATGGCCAAGGATGTCGTCTTTGTTTTTGACAAATCGGGCTCTATGTCGGGCAAAAAAATGGAGCAAGCCCAAAAAGCCCTAAAATTCTGCGTGGATAATCTAGGACCAGAAGATCGCTTTGAGCTAATCCCTTATTCTACCGAGGCCCAAAGCCTTTTTGGGCAGCTCAAAAGCAATAGCAAAACCAACCGAGAAGAGGCCAAAGAATATATTGACGAGCTGCGGGCCATTGGCGGCACCAATATCGAAGAAGCCCTGCAAATGGCCCTCGACCGCAAAGAAAAAAAGGCCAAACGTCCATTTTTCGTCATCTTCATGACCGATGGCAAACCCACTATTGGCGAAATTGAGCCGCAGGCCCTTTTAGATAAATTGGCGGGCTACCAAAAAGACCAGGTCCGCATTTTCACCTTTGGCATTGGTAGCGATATCAATACTAAATTATTGGACCAAATGACCGAGATGTCTAAAGGCTATCGCGATTATGCCCTAGAAGATGAAGATTTAGAACTCAAACTCTCTAACTTCTACCTCAAGGCCGCCTCTCCCGTCCTCAGCAATATCGAATTGGTCTTTGATAAAAATGTAAAAGTAGAACAACTCTATCCCCGCAAAACCGAGGACCTCTTCCGTGGCGAAAGCCTCAATATTATGGGCCGCTACAAAGGCGAGGGACCCGCTAAGCTCCAACTTAAGGCCCTAGTTAATGGCAAGGAAAAAACCTTTGAGTTTCAACTGGATTTCAAGAAAAAGCAGGAGGAACACAGCTTTATTCCCGACCTTTGGGCTCTTAGAGCCGTGGGCTATCTTTTGGACCAAATCCGCTTTAATGGCGAACAAGAAGAGCTCAAACAAGAGGTCATCCGCCTAGCCAAAAAGCACGGCATTATTACCCCCTACACCAGTTATTTGATTGTGGAGGACCAGCCAATTGCGAGAAACCCAGGCATTCGTCCTATTCCTAGACGAGCCCCTCATGTTTTTCAGGAAGAACTAGACGATGAGCTGCAAAGAGATGCTGCCCAAGGACTCAAAGAGAGCTCTGGAACGGCTTCTGTTCGGGCTTCTCGACGGTTCAAAAAGATGAATCAGGCCCAAAACATGGCCGAAATGGAGCAAGAACGAGCCGAACTAAACAATAAAGACTTGGCTCAAGATAATGCCTCGGCTATTGTCAACCGCTCTGGCCGTGCCCTCTACCGACAAGGCAATAATTGGGTGGATGCCAATTATCTACTGCTAGATGAAGCGCCCAAAAACCTACGTCGGGTGGCCTTTAATTCTAAGGAATACTTTAAGCTACTCGAAGAAGATGGCCTGCAAGACATTCTGGCCCTCGGCAATAACATTACCTTCGAATGGAAGGAGGAATGGATCGAAATTTATGAATAA
- a CDS encoding ion transporter, producing the protein MKRTERPKNWAAWRERLHVIIFEADTLAGKTFDVLLLIAIFCSVLAVSLESVQEYQKDYGTLFYVLEWVFTIFFSLEYILRIMAVYQARRYVFSFFGIIDLLSILPTYLGLFFPISGGLLTVRALRLIRIFRIFKLGGFLNEGNLLLGALYRSRAKITVFLSFISLLVVVLGSLMYLIEGQAGSGFTSIPRSIYWAIVTLTTVGYGDIAPATPLGQFVAALIMILGYGVIAVPTGMVTAEIIQQERGSTPSTQVCKACLKEGHAQDAIYCKYCGEEL; encoded by the coding sequence ATGAAGAGAACAGAGCGCCCCAAAAATTGGGCAGCTTGGCGAGAACGGCTGCATGTGATTATCTTTGAGGCCGATACCTTGGCCGGAAAAACCTTTGATGTCTTGCTGCTCATCGCCATCTTTTGTAGTGTTTTGGCGGTTTCTCTAGAGAGTGTGCAAGAGTACCAAAAGGACTACGGAACCCTATTTTATGTCCTAGAATGGGTCTTTACTATTTTCTTTAGCCTAGAGTATATCTTACGGATTATGGCGGTTTATCAGGCTAGGCGCTATGTCTTTAGCTTTTTTGGCATTATTGATTTATTGTCTATTCTTCCGACTTATTTGGGCCTGTTTTTCCCTATTTCTGGGGGCTTATTAACGGTTCGGGCGCTGCGGCTCATCCGTATTTTTCGGATTTTCAAGCTAGGGGGCTTTCTCAATGAGGGCAATCTCCTCTTGGGCGCACTCTACCGCTCTAGGGCCAAAATTACCGTTTTTCTCAGCTTTATTAGTTTGTTGGTGGTGGTTTTGGGCAGCCTGATGTACCTCATTGAGGGGCAGGCTGGCTCTGGTTTCACCTCTATTCCCCGCAGTATTTACTGGGCCATTGTCACCCTTACTACTGTGGGCTATGGCGATATTGCTCCGGCCACCCCTTTGGGCCAATTTGTGGCCGCCCTCATTATGATTTTGGGCTATGGCGTGATTGCGGTCCCTACGGGCATGGTTACGGCCGAAATCATACAACAAGAAAGAGGGAGTACGCCTAGCACCCAAGTTTGCAAAGCTTGCCTAAAAGAGGGCCATGCTCAAGATGCGATTTACTGTAAATATTGTGGCGAAGAACTATAA
- a CDS encoding 1-acyl-sn-glycerol-3-phosphate acyltransferase has translation MKIEQEDQSYQAEKAYPLPSVIEDLNKWPINQLYRDKKAFMDQLVAFTQDRLIAQKKGGELAQKIAAVVYKERQRILENPWKVDPPDELDFWGDIRRKLVKGAKLEGAEAQAHHEQLSERILRRYTEEITGDFKISTYKLARILLPMLFNSILNTLTIRKADLRKKLRISGHVEELRSLVDKGTVVFVPTHFSNLDSILIGWAADRIGMLAFSYGAGLNLFNNKIMSYFFSRLGAYTLDRRKKNPFYLESLKSFSQLSIERGVHSLFFPGGTRSRDGALEERLKLGLLGTAIDAQGAVLERGEKNKVYIVPVVLNYHFVLEAKSLIEQHLKYTGKELYIPEGSGFSAMGILKYLRQFVYNSSEILVNFGQPMDVMGNFVDEEGRSLDPQGREVDLKDYYTSAGQLCYDRQRNEVYTERLADKIVERFRVENVVLSSHLLAFTAFNIIKARQKEQDLYGILRLPKEERRISQALLFDNLKLLRTALKELEAKGELKLSEMLAKNSLEELVADGLQNIGAFHVNKPLFWNKKEGCYESEDLNLLYYYHNRMKAYGLHRLIKI, from the coding sequence ATGAAAATAGAACAGGAGGATCAGTCTTATCAGGCAGAAAAAGCCTATCCCTTGCCCTCTGTGATTGAGGACCTCAATAAATGGCCCATCAATCAATTGTATCGAGATAAAAAAGCGTTTATGGACCAGCTTGTGGCCTTTACGCAAGACCGCTTGATTGCCCAGAAAAAAGGGGGAGAGTTGGCCCAGAAAATTGCTGCCGTAGTCTATAAAGAACGACAACGAATTTTAGAAAACCCTTGGAAAGTAGACCCCCCAGATGAACTCGATTTTTGGGGCGATATCCGCCGAAAATTGGTTAAGGGGGCCAAATTGGAAGGGGCCGAAGCCCAGGCGCATCATGAGCAACTTTCTGAGCGAATATTGAGACGTTACACAGAAGAAATTACGGGAGATTTTAAGATCTCTACCTATAAATTGGCCCGAATTCTTCTGCCCATGCTCTTCAATTCTATCCTTAATACCCTAACGATCCGCAAGGCCGATTTGCGCAAAAAATTGCGGATTTCTGGGCATGTAGAAGAGCTGCGCTCTTTGGTCGATAAGGGAACGGTGGTCTTTGTGCCTACGCACTTTTCTAATCTAGATTCTATTCTGATTGGCTGGGCCGCCGATAGAATCGGTATGTTGGCCTTTTCTTATGGGGCAGGGCTCAATCTGTTCAATAATAAAATTATGTCCTATTTCTTTAGCCGATTGGGGGCCTATACCTTAGACCGGCGAAAGAAAAACCCTTTTTACCTAGAAAGCCTGAAGTCCTTTTCTCAACTTTCTATTGAAAGAGGGGTGCACTCGCTCTTTTTTCCGGGCGGTACCCGCTCTAGAGATGGCGCCCTAGAAGAACGCCTGAAGTTGGGCCTGCTCGGTACAGCCATTGATGCCCAAGGAGCGGTTTTGGAAAGAGGAGAGAAAAATAAGGTTTACATTGTACCCGTGGTCCTCAATTACCACTTTGTGCTAGAGGCCAAAAGCCTAATCGAACAGCATCTGAAGTATACGGGTAAGGAACTCTATATCCCTGAAGGTAGCGGATTTAGCGCTATGGGTATTCTGAAGTATCTACGGCAATTTGTCTATAATAGCTCTGAGATTTTGGTCAATTTTGGGCAACCCATGGACGTTATGGGCAACTTTGTAGATGAAGAGGGACGTAGCCTAGACCCCCAAGGTCGAGAAGTGGACCTTAAAGATTATTATACTTCTGCGGGGCAACTTTGCTATGATCGCCAACGCAATGAGGTCTATACCGAGCGCCTAGCCGATAAAATTGTTGAACGCTTTAGGGTGGAAAATGTGGTCCTTTCTAGCCATCTTTTGGCTTTTACGGCCTTCAATATTATTAAAGCAAGACAAAAAGAACAAGATTTATACGGTATCTTGCGTTTGCCAAAAGAAGAACGCCGAATTAGCCAAGCCCTGCTCTTTGATAACTTGAAGCTGCTCCGAACTGCCCTAAAAGAGCTAGAGGCCAAGGGGGAACTCAAACTATCAGAGATGTTGGCCAAAAATAGCCTAGAAGAATTGGTGGCCGATGGCCTGCAAAATATTGGCGCATTTCATGTCAATAAACCTCTTTTTTGGAACAAAAAAGAGGGCTGTTATGAAAGTGAAGACCTCAATTTGCTATATTATTACCACAACCGCATGAAGGCCTATGGCCTGCACCGATTGATTAAAATTTAA